The Caldisericum sp. genome segment GCTTTAATGAAGACCTCATAAGAAAAGCACGAGTTGTGGTATTCCAGCGCTCTAAGGGATACACATTTACAGATTCGATAAGTATGGACGAACTTGAAAAGGCAATTAAAGTAGTAAAGACAATAAACCCAAACGCAATTGTTATGGTAGATAATTGCTACGGCGAGTTTGTTGAAGAAAGAGAGCCTGGAGATGTTGGTGCTGATATTGTCGTTGGGTCTTTAATAAAAAATGCAGGTGGTGGTATTGCTCTTACAGGTGGATATATAGTTGGGAACAAAGACCTTATTCAAAGAATTGCGGCTCGTCTTACCGCACCAGGAGTGGGCAAGGAAATAGGACCAATGCTTGGGCTTACTCGTAATATCCTTCAGGGGATTTTCTTTGCACCACTTGTCGTTTCAAATGCGCTTAAAGGAGCGATATTTGCCTCTAAAATCTTTGAAGATGCAGGTTTTGAGGTTAAGCCTCGCTATTTTGAACAAAGGACTGATATCGTTCAAGCAATTAAATTTGGAAGAGTTGACATGCTAATTAAGTTCGCTCAAACAATTCAAAGTTTCTCTCCTGTTGATTCAGATGCAGAAATTGAATCTGCACCACTTCCAGGCTATGGCAACAAGATAATAATGGCTGCAGGAACTTTTGTCCAGGGCTCTTCAATTGAGTTATCTTGCGATGCGCCAATTGTTCCTCCTTATATTGGATACCTTCAGGGAGGCATTTACTACGAGCATACGAAATACGCAAGTTTGTTAGCACTACAGGAAATCTTAAAAATTTCTAAAAAATAAATATGGCTTGAATGCTAATTTACTTGACAAAAATTTGATTCAAAAAAATCTTAAAGAAATTGCATAAAAACTATTGCATTTTTTATAATTTTTGATATAA includes the following:
- a CDS encoding methionine gamma-lyase family protein, whose product is MMIEKELLDLGRKVELELKPYFESVDLIREKNFLKVLDAFQSVKLHDSDLNYTSGYGYNDIGREKVESIFAKIFGGADAIVRPQIISGTHAISLTLFGLLKPGDLLVYASGTPYETGEGIIGIRDVPGSLKEFGVHYGEFNFRDGFNEDLIRKARVVVFQRSKGYTFTDSISMDELEKAIKVVKTINPNAIVMVDNCYGEFVEEREPGDVGADIVVGSLIKNAGGGIALTGGYIVGNKDLIQRIAARLTAPGVGKEIGPMLGLTRNILQGIFFAPLVVSNALKGAIFASKIFEDAGFEVKPRYFEQRTDIVQAIKFGRVDMLIKFAQTIQSFSPVDSDAEIESAPLPGYGNKIIMAAGTFVQGSSIELSCDAPIVPPYIGYLQGGIYYEHTKYASLLALQEILKISKK